The following coding sequences lie in one Oncorhynchus kisutch isolate 150728-3 linkage group LG27, Okis_V2, whole genome shotgun sequence genomic window:
- the dtna gene encoding dystrobrevin alpha isoform X3: MIEDRGRSGDIMAERRQLFAEMRAQELDSIRLSTYRTACKLRFVQKKCNLHLVDIWNVIEAFRENGLNTMDLNTEFTVARLEAILSTIFYQLNKRMPTTHQINVEQSISMLLNFLLAAYDPESLGKISVFVVKMALATICGGKILDKLRYIFSQISDPGGIMVYSQFDQFLREVLKLPMTVFEAPSFGYTEQATRTCFAQQKKVSLNTFLDTLMSDPPPQCLVWLPLMHRLANVENVFHPVECSYCHSESMMGFRYRCQQCHNYQLCQDCFWRGHASGSHSNQHQMKEYTSWKSPAKKLSNALSKSLSCASSREPLHPMFPDMPEKPLNLAHIVDTWPPRPMNSTNDFMLSHSMPTSGNPYSTKNLPYKTKNNEAEQRKQLARAAPDLLKGRGLNYSLDVADRLADEHVLIGLYVNLLQHNPMSCLLESSNHQDEEHSLIARYAARLASDGAAVQQAQQQRVPNDISFTLDANKQQRQLIAELESKNREILQEIQRLRVQHEQASQPPTGTAQQNPTLLAELRLLRQRKDELEQRMSALQESRRELMVQLEQLMLLLKEEERKQATQGPGSPRSSPSHAVSRPIPMPTQSESAGTTPTHTPQDSLMGVGGDVQEAFAQGPRRNLRNDLLVAADSITNTMSSLVKELNSEAGSETESNMELVSSPTSDLLAQMTTKPRVGGRNTGGVEEECYENDLVQVLEDELKMEELLKHRQEQEKTRMVNNMRSNKSRKTLEDG, translated from the exons ATGATTGAAGATCGTGGGAGGAGTGGTGACATAATGGCGGAGAGACGACAACTGTTCGCAGAGATGC GGGCACAAGAGTTGGATTCCATAAGATTGTCCACGTATAGGACAGCTTGCAAACTCAGATTCGTTCAGAAGAAATGCAACC TCCATTTGGTGGACATCTGGAATGTGATTGAGGCGTTCAGAGAGAACGGCCTGAACACCATGGACCTCAACACAGAGTTCACTGTGGCTCGCCTGGAAGCAATACTCTCCACCATCTTCTACCAGCTCAACAAGCGCATGCCCACCAcccaccagatcaatgtggaacagTCCATCAGTATGCTGCTCAACTTCCTGCTGGCTGCCTATGACCC GGAAAGCCTCGGAAAAATCTCTGTCTTTGTTGTGAAGATGGCCCTGGCAACCATCTGCGGAGGGAAGATTTTGGATAAATTAAGAT ATATTTTTTCACAGATATCAGACCCTGGTGGCATAATGGTATACTCCCAATTTGACCAGTTTCTGAGGGAGGTTCTCAAATTACCAATGACTGTTTTTGAGGCACCTTCCTTTGGCTATACTGAGCAAGCCACAAGAACTTGCTTTGCACAACAG AAAAAGGTCTCCCTCAACACATTCCTGGACACGCTGATGTCAGACCCTCCTCCTCAGTGTCTGGTGTGGTTACCACTCATGCATCGCTTGGCTAATGTGGAGAATG TGTTCCACCCGGTCGAGTGCTCTTACTGCCACAGTGAGAGTATGATGGGTTTCCGCTACCGCTGCCAGCAATGTCATAATTACCAGCTGTGTCAGGACTGCTTCTGGAGGGGGCATGCCAGCGGTTCCCATAGCAACCAGCACCAAATGAAGGAGTACACGTCATGG AAATCGCCTGCTAAGAAGTTATCTAATGCTCTCAGCAAGTCTCTGAGCTGTGCATCCAGCAGAGAACCTTTACACCCTATGTTTCCCGACATGCCAGAGAAACCTCTGAACCTAGCCCACATTGT AGACACTTG GCCTCCCAGACCAATGAACAGCACCAATGACTTCATGCTCTCCCACTCCATGCCCACGTCAGGGAACCCTTACTCCACTAAGAA CTTGCCTTATAAAACCAAGAATAATGAAGCTGAGCAGAGAAAACAGTTGGCTAGGGCTGCTCCAGATCTGTTGAAAGGAAGGGG GTTAAACTACAGTCTCGATGTGGCCGATAGACTGGCTGATGAACATGTTCTCATTGGGCTGTATGTGAATCTCCTACAACACAACCCCATGTCATG TTTGCTGGAGAGCAGTAACCACCAGGATGAAGAGCACAGTCTCATCGCCCGCTACGCTGCTAGACTGGCCTCTGACGGAGCCGCCGTg cAACAAGCCCAGCAGCAGAGGGTCCCCAACGACATCTCTTTCACTCTGGACGCCAACAAGCAGCAGAGGCAGCTTATTGCCGAGCTGGAGAGCAAAAACAG AGAGATCTTGCAAGAGATCCAGCGCCTGCGAGTGCAGCACGAGCAGGCCTCCCAGCCGCCAACGGGCACCGCCCAACAGAACCCCACTCTGCTGGCCGAGCTACGTCTTCTCAG GCAACGCAAAGATGAGCTGGAGCAGAGGATGTCTGCTCTGCAGGAGAGTCGCAGGGAACTCATGGTACAGCTGGAGCAGCTGATGCTGCTGCTGAAG gaggaggaaaggaagcaaGCT ACTCAAGGGCCTGGCTCCCCCCGCTCATCCCCCAGCCACGCAGTCAGCCGGCCCATCCCCATGCCAACCCAGTCAGAGTCTGCCGGCACCACACCCACTCACACCCCTCAGGACTCACTCATGGGTGTGGGAGGAGACGTGCAGGAGGCCTTTGCTCAGG GCCCCAGGAGAAACTTGAGAAATGACCTTCTTGTTGCTGCTGACTCCATCACCAACACCATGTCTTCATTGGTTAAAGAGCTCAATTCAG AGGCTGGAAGTGAGACAGAGAGCAACATGGAACTGGTCTCCTCTCCCACTTCTGATCTTCTAGCACAGATGACCACTAAACCACG TGTTGGTGGCAGGAACACTGGTGGAGTTGAGGAGGAGTGCTATGAGAACGACCTGGTTCAGGTGCTGGAGGATGAGCTGAAGATGGAGGAACTACTAAAACACAGACAGGAGCAAGAGAAAACCCGCATG GTAAACAATATGCGAAGCAACAAAAGTAGAAAAACACTGGAAGATGGATGA
- the dtna gene encoding dystrobrevin alpha isoform X8 has protein sequence MVHSEGMIEDRGRSGDIMAERRQLFAEMRAQELDSIRLSTYRTACKLRFVQKKCNLHLVDIWNVIEAFRENGLNTMDLNTEFTVARLEAILSTIFYQLNKRMPTTHQINVEQSISMLLNFLLAAYDPESLGKISVFVVKMALATICGGKILDKLRYIFSQISDPGGIMVYSQFDQFLREVLKLPMTVFEAPSFGYTEQATRTCFAQQKKVSLNTFLDTLMSDPPPQCLVWLPLMHRLANVENVFHPVECSYCHSESMMGFRYRCQQCHNYQLCQDCFWRGHASGSHSNQHQMKEYTSWKSPAKKLSNALSKSLSCASSREPLHPMFPDMPEKPLNLAHIVDTWPPRPMNSTNDFMLSHSMPTSGNPYSTKKLNYSLDVADRLADEHVLIGLYVNLLQHNPMSCLLESSNHQDEEHSLIARYAARLASDGAAVQQAQQQRVPNDISFTLDANKQQRQLIAELESKNREILQEIQRLRVQHEQASQPPTGTAQQNPTLLAELRLLRQRKDELEQRMSALQESRRELMVQLEQLMLLLKEEERKQATQGPGSPRSSPSHAVSRPIPMPTQSESAGTTPTHTPQDSLMGVGGDVQEAFAQGPRRNLRNDLLVAADSITNTMSSLVKELNSEAGSETESNMELVSSPTSDLLAQMTTKPRVGGRNTGGVEEECYENDLVQVLEDELKMEELLKHRQEQEKTRMVNNMRSNKSRKTLEDG, from the exons ATGGTACATTCTGAAGG AATGATTGAAGATCGTGGGAGGAGTGGTGACATAATGGCGGAGAGACGACAACTGTTCGCAGAGATGC GGGCACAAGAGTTGGATTCCATAAGATTGTCCACGTATAGGACAGCTTGCAAACTCAGATTCGTTCAGAAGAAATGCAACC TCCATTTGGTGGACATCTGGAATGTGATTGAGGCGTTCAGAGAGAACGGCCTGAACACCATGGACCTCAACACAGAGTTCACTGTGGCTCGCCTGGAAGCAATACTCTCCACCATCTTCTACCAGCTCAACAAGCGCATGCCCACCAcccaccagatcaatgtggaacagTCCATCAGTATGCTGCTCAACTTCCTGCTGGCTGCCTATGACCC GGAAAGCCTCGGAAAAATCTCTGTCTTTGTTGTGAAGATGGCCCTGGCAACCATCTGCGGAGGGAAGATTTTGGATAAATTAAGAT ATATTTTTTCACAGATATCAGACCCTGGTGGCATAATGGTATACTCCCAATTTGACCAGTTTCTGAGGGAGGTTCTCAAATTACCAATGACTGTTTTTGAGGCACCTTCCTTTGGCTATACTGAGCAAGCCACAAGAACTTGCTTTGCACAACAG AAAAAGGTCTCCCTCAACACATTCCTGGACACGCTGATGTCAGACCCTCCTCCTCAGTGTCTGGTGTGGTTACCACTCATGCATCGCTTGGCTAATGTGGAGAATG TGTTCCACCCGGTCGAGTGCTCTTACTGCCACAGTGAGAGTATGATGGGTTTCCGCTACCGCTGCCAGCAATGTCATAATTACCAGCTGTGTCAGGACTGCTTCTGGAGGGGGCATGCCAGCGGTTCCCATAGCAACCAGCACCAAATGAAGGAGTACACGTCATGG AAATCGCCTGCTAAGAAGTTATCTAATGCTCTCAGCAAGTCTCTGAGCTGTGCATCCAGCAGAGAACCTTTACACCCTATGTTTCCCGACATGCCAGAGAAACCTCTGAACCTAGCCCACATTGT AGACACTTG GCCTCCCAGACCAATGAACAGCACCAATGACTTCATGCTCTCCCACTCCATGCCCACGTCAGGGAACCCTTACTCCACTAAGAA GTTAAACTACAGTCTCGATGTGGCCGATAGACTGGCTGATGAACATGTTCTCATTGGGCTGTATGTGAATCTCCTACAACACAACCCCATGTCATG TTTGCTGGAGAGCAGTAACCACCAGGATGAAGAGCACAGTCTCATCGCCCGCTACGCTGCTAGACTGGCCTCTGACGGAGCCGCCGTg cAACAAGCCCAGCAGCAGAGGGTCCCCAACGACATCTCTTTCACTCTGGACGCCAACAAGCAGCAGAGGCAGCTTATTGCCGAGCTGGAGAGCAAAAACAG AGAGATCTTGCAAGAGATCCAGCGCCTGCGAGTGCAGCACGAGCAGGCCTCCCAGCCGCCAACGGGCACCGCCCAACAGAACCCCACTCTGCTGGCCGAGCTACGTCTTCTCAG GCAACGCAAAGATGAGCTGGAGCAGAGGATGTCTGCTCTGCAGGAGAGTCGCAGGGAACTCATGGTACAGCTGGAGCAGCTGATGCTGCTGCTGAAG gaggaggaaaggaagcaaGCT ACTCAAGGGCCTGGCTCCCCCCGCTCATCCCCCAGCCACGCAGTCAGCCGGCCCATCCCCATGCCAACCCAGTCAGAGTCTGCCGGCACCACACCCACTCACACCCCTCAGGACTCACTCATGGGTGTGGGAGGAGACGTGCAGGAGGCCTTTGCTCAGG GCCCCAGGAGAAACTTGAGAAATGACCTTCTTGTTGCTGCTGACTCCATCACCAACACCATGTCTTCATTGGTTAAAGAGCTCAATTCAG AGGCTGGAAGTGAGACAGAGAGCAACATGGAACTGGTCTCCTCTCCCACTTCTGATCTTCTAGCACAGATGACCACTAAACCACG TGTTGGTGGCAGGAACACTGGTGGAGTTGAGGAGGAGTGCTATGAGAACGACCTGGTTCAGGTGCTGGAGGATGAGCTGAAGATGGAGGAACTACTAAAACACAGACAGGAGCAAGAGAAAACCCGCATG GTAAACAATATGCGAAGCAACAAAAGTAGAAAAACACTGGAAGATGGATGA
- the dtna gene encoding dystrobrevin alpha isoform X11 — MVHSEGMIEDRGRSGDIMAERRQLFAEMRAQELDSIRLSTYRTACKLRFVQKKCNLHLVDIWNVIEAFRENGLNTMDLNTEFTVARLEAILSTIFYQLNKRMPTTHQINVEQSISMLLNFLLAAYDPESLGKISVFVVKMALATICGGKILDKLRYIFSQISDPGGIMVYSQFDQFLREVLKLPMTVFEAPSFGYTEQATRTCFAQQKKVSLNTFLDTLMSDPPPQCLVWLPLMHRLANVENVFHPVECSYCHSESMMGFRYRCQQCHNYQLCQDCFWRGHASGSHSNQHQMKEYTSWKSPAKKLSNALSKSLSCASSREPLHPMFPDMPEKPLNLAHIVDTWPPRPMNSTNDFMLSHSMPTSGNPYSTKNLPYKTKNNEAEQRKQLARAAPDLLKGRGLLESSNHQDEEHSLIARYAARLASDGAAVQQAQQQRVPNDISFTLDANKQQRQLIAELESKNREILQEIQRLRVQHEQASQPPTGTAQQNPTLLAELRLLRQRKDELEQRMSALQESRRELMVQLEQLMLLLKEEERKQATQGPGSPRSSPSHAVSRPIPMPTQSESAGTTPTHTPQDSLMGVGGDVQEAFAQGPRRNLRNDLLVAADSITNTMSSLVKELNSEAGSETESNMELVSSPTSDLLAQMTTKPRVGGRNTGGVEEECYENDLVQVLEDELKMEELLKHRQEQEKTRMVNNMRSNKSRKTLEDG, encoded by the exons ATGGTACATTCTGAAGG AATGATTGAAGATCGTGGGAGGAGTGGTGACATAATGGCGGAGAGACGACAACTGTTCGCAGAGATGC GGGCACAAGAGTTGGATTCCATAAGATTGTCCACGTATAGGACAGCTTGCAAACTCAGATTCGTTCAGAAGAAATGCAACC TCCATTTGGTGGACATCTGGAATGTGATTGAGGCGTTCAGAGAGAACGGCCTGAACACCATGGACCTCAACACAGAGTTCACTGTGGCTCGCCTGGAAGCAATACTCTCCACCATCTTCTACCAGCTCAACAAGCGCATGCCCACCAcccaccagatcaatgtggaacagTCCATCAGTATGCTGCTCAACTTCCTGCTGGCTGCCTATGACCC GGAAAGCCTCGGAAAAATCTCTGTCTTTGTTGTGAAGATGGCCCTGGCAACCATCTGCGGAGGGAAGATTTTGGATAAATTAAGAT ATATTTTTTCACAGATATCAGACCCTGGTGGCATAATGGTATACTCCCAATTTGACCAGTTTCTGAGGGAGGTTCTCAAATTACCAATGACTGTTTTTGAGGCACCTTCCTTTGGCTATACTGAGCAAGCCACAAGAACTTGCTTTGCACAACAG AAAAAGGTCTCCCTCAACACATTCCTGGACACGCTGATGTCAGACCCTCCTCCTCAGTGTCTGGTGTGGTTACCACTCATGCATCGCTTGGCTAATGTGGAGAATG TGTTCCACCCGGTCGAGTGCTCTTACTGCCACAGTGAGAGTATGATGGGTTTCCGCTACCGCTGCCAGCAATGTCATAATTACCAGCTGTGTCAGGACTGCTTCTGGAGGGGGCATGCCAGCGGTTCCCATAGCAACCAGCACCAAATGAAGGAGTACACGTCATGG AAATCGCCTGCTAAGAAGTTATCTAATGCTCTCAGCAAGTCTCTGAGCTGTGCATCCAGCAGAGAACCTTTACACCCTATGTTTCCCGACATGCCAGAGAAACCTCTGAACCTAGCCCACATTGT AGACACTTG GCCTCCCAGACCAATGAACAGCACCAATGACTTCATGCTCTCCCACTCCATGCCCACGTCAGGGAACCCTTACTCCACTAAGAA CTTGCCTTATAAAACCAAGAATAATGAAGCTGAGCAGAGAAAACAGTTGGCTAGGGCTGCTCCAGATCTGTTGAAAGGAAGGGG TTTGCTGGAGAGCAGTAACCACCAGGATGAAGAGCACAGTCTCATCGCCCGCTACGCTGCTAGACTGGCCTCTGACGGAGCCGCCGTg cAACAAGCCCAGCAGCAGAGGGTCCCCAACGACATCTCTTTCACTCTGGACGCCAACAAGCAGCAGAGGCAGCTTATTGCCGAGCTGGAGAGCAAAAACAG AGAGATCTTGCAAGAGATCCAGCGCCTGCGAGTGCAGCACGAGCAGGCCTCCCAGCCGCCAACGGGCACCGCCCAACAGAACCCCACTCTGCTGGCCGAGCTACGTCTTCTCAG GCAACGCAAAGATGAGCTGGAGCAGAGGATGTCTGCTCTGCAGGAGAGTCGCAGGGAACTCATGGTACAGCTGGAGCAGCTGATGCTGCTGCTGAAG gaggaggaaaggaagcaaGCT ACTCAAGGGCCTGGCTCCCCCCGCTCATCCCCCAGCCACGCAGTCAGCCGGCCCATCCCCATGCCAACCCAGTCAGAGTCTGCCGGCACCACACCCACTCACACCCCTCAGGACTCACTCATGGGTGTGGGAGGAGACGTGCAGGAGGCCTTTGCTCAGG GCCCCAGGAGAAACTTGAGAAATGACCTTCTTGTTGCTGCTGACTCCATCACCAACACCATGTCTTCATTGGTTAAAGAGCTCAATTCAG AGGCTGGAAGTGAGACAGAGAGCAACATGGAACTGGTCTCCTCTCCCACTTCTGATCTTCTAGCACAGATGACCACTAAACCACG TGTTGGTGGCAGGAACACTGGTGGAGTTGAGGAGGAGTGCTATGAGAACGACCTGGTTCAGGTGCTGGAGGATGAGCTGAAGATGGAGGAACTACTAAAACACAGACAGGAGCAAGAGAAAACCCGCATG GTAAACAATATGCGAAGCAACAAAAGTAGAAAAACACTGGAAGATGGATGA
- the dtna gene encoding dystrobrevin alpha isoform X4 produces MVHSEGMIEDRGRSGDIMAERRQLFAEMRAQELDSIRLSTYRTACKLRFVQKKCNLHLVDIWNVIEAFRENGLNTMDLNTEFTVARLEAILSTIFYQLNKRMPTTHQINVEQSISMLLNFLLAAYDPESLGKISVFVVKMALATICGGKILDKLRYIFSQISDPGGIMVYSQFDQFLREVLKLPMTVFEAPSFGYTEQATRTCFAQQKKVSLNTFLDTLMSDPPPQCLVWLPLMHRLANVENVFHPVECSYCHSESMMGFRYRCQQCHNYQLCQDCFWRGHASGSHSNQHQMKEYTSWKSPAKKLSNALSKSLSCASSREPLHPMFPDMPEKPLNLAHIVDTWPPRPMNSTNDFMLSHSMPTSGNPYSTKNLPYKTKNNEAEQRKQLARAAPDLLKGRGLNYSLDVADRLADEHVLIGLYVNLLQHNPMSCLLESSNHQDEEHSLIARYAARLASDGAAVQQAQQQRVPNDISFTLDANKQQRQLIAELESKNREILQEIQRLRVQHEQASQPPTGTAQQNPTLLAELRLLRQRKDELEQRMSALQESRRELMVQLEQLMLLLKTQGPGSPRSSPSHAVSRPIPMPTQSESAGTTPTHTPQDSLMGVGGDVQEAFAQGPRRNLRNDLLVAADSITNTMSSLVKELNSEAGSETESNMELVSSPTSDLLAQMTTKPRVGGRNTGGVEEECYENDLVQVLEDELKMEELLKHRQEQEKTRMVNNMRSNKSRKTLEDG; encoded by the exons ATGGTACATTCTGAAGG AATGATTGAAGATCGTGGGAGGAGTGGTGACATAATGGCGGAGAGACGACAACTGTTCGCAGAGATGC GGGCACAAGAGTTGGATTCCATAAGATTGTCCACGTATAGGACAGCTTGCAAACTCAGATTCGTTCAGAAGAAATGCAACC TCCATTTGGTGGACATCTGGAATGTGATTGAGGCGTTCAGAGAGAACGGCCTGAACACCATGGACCTCAACACAGAGTTCACTGTGGCTCGCCTGGAAGCAATACTCTCCACCATCTTCTACCAGCTCAACAAGCGCATGCCCACCAcccaccagatcaatgtggaacagTCCATCAGTATGCTGCTCAACTTCCTGCTGGCTGCCTATGACCC GGAAAGCCTCGGAAAAATCTCTGTCTTTGTTGTGAAGATGGCCCTGGCAACCATCTGCGGAGGGAAGATTTTGGATAAATTAAGAT ATATTTTTTCACAGATATCAGACCCTGGTGGCATAATGGTATACTCCCAATTTGACCAGTTTCTGAGGGAGGTTCTCAAATTACCAATGACTGTTTTTGAGGCACCTTCCTTTGGCTATACTGAGCAAGCCACAAGAACTTGCTTTGCACAACAG AAAAAGGTCTCCCTCAACACATTCCTGGACACGCTGATGTCAGACCCTCCTCCTCAGTGTCTGGTGTGGTTACCACTCATGCATCGCTTGGCTAATGTGGAGAATG TGTTCCACCCGGTCGAGTGCTCTTACTGCCACAGTGAGAGTATGATGGGTTTCCGCTACCGCTGCCAGCAATGTCATAATTACCAGCTGTGTCAGGACTGCTTCTGGAGGGGGCATGCCAGCGGTTCCCATAGCAACCAGCACCAAATGAAGGAGTACACGTCATGG AAATCGCCTGCTAAGAAGTTATCTAATGCTCTCAGCAAGTCTCTGAGCTGTGCATCCAGCAGAGAACCTTTACACCCTATGTTTCCCGACATGCCAGAGAAACCTCTGAACCTAGCCCACATTGT AGACACTTG GCCTCCCAGACCAATGAACAGCACCAATGACTTCATGCTCTCCCACTCCATGCCCACGTCAGGGAACCCTTACTCCACTAAGAA CTTGCCTTATAAAACCAAGAATAATGAAGCTGAGCAGAGAAAACAGTTGGCTAGGGCTGCTCCAGATCTGTTGAAAGGAAGGGG GTTAAACTACAGTCTCGATGTGGCCGATAGACTGGCTGATGAACATGTTCTCATTGGGCTGTATGTGAATCTCCTACAACACAACCCCATGTCATG TTTGCTGGAGAGCAGTAACCACCAGGATGAAGAGCACAGTCTCATCGCCCGCTACGCTGCTAGACTGGCCTCTGACGGAGCCGCCGTg cAACAAGCCCAGCAGCAGAGGGTCCCCAACGACATCTCTTTCACTCTGGACGCCAACAAGCAGCAGAGGCAGCTTATTGCCGAGCTGGAGAGCAAAAACAG AGAGATCTTGCAAGAGATCCAGCGCCTGCGAGTGCAGCACGAGCAGGCCTCCCAGCCGCCAACGGGCACCGCCCAACAGAACCCCACTCTGCTGGCCGAGCTACGTCTTCTCAG GCAACGCAAAGATGAGCTGGAGCAGAGGATGTCTGCTCTGCAGGAGAGTCGCAGGGAACTCATGGTACAGCTGGAGCAGCTGATGCTGCTGCTGAAG ACTCAAGGGCCTGGCTCCCCCCGCTCATCCCCCAGCCACGCAGTCAGCCGGCCCATCCCCATGCCAACCCAGTCAGAGTCTGCCGGCACCACACCCACTCACACCCCTCAGGACTCACTCATGGGTGTGGGAGGAGACGTGCAGGAGGCCTTTGCTCAGG GCCCCAGGAGAAACTTGAGAAATGACCTTCTTGTTGCTGCTGACTCCATCACCAACACCATGTCTTCATTGGTTAAAGAGCTCAATTCAG AGGCTGGAAGTGAGACAGAGAGCAACATGGAACTGGTCTCCTCTCCCACTTCTGATCTTCTAGCACAGATGACCACTAAACCACG TGTTGGTGGCAGGAACACTGGTGGAGTTGAGGAGGAGTGCTATGAGAACGACCTGGTTCAGGTGCTGGAGGATGAGCTGAAGATGGAGGAACTACTAAAACACAGACAGGAGCAAGAGAAAACCCGCATG GTAAACAATATGCGAAGCAACAAAAGTAGAAAAACACTGGAAGATGGATGA
- the dtna gene encoding dystrobrevin alpha isoform X10, whose product MVHSEGMIEDRGRSGDIMAERRQLFAEMRAQELDSIRLSTYRTACKLRFVQKKCNLHLVDIWNVIEAFRENGLNTMDLNTEFTVARLEAILSTIFYQLNKRMPTTHQINVEQSISMLLNFLLAAYDPESLGKISVFVVKMALATICGGKILDKLRYIFSQISDPGGIMVYSQFDQFLREVLKLPMTVFEAPSFGYTEQATRTCFAQQKKVSLNTFLDTLMSDPPPQCLVWLPLMHRLANVENVFHPVECSYCHSESMMGFRYRCQQCHNYQLCQDCFWRGHASGSHSNQHQMKEYTSWKSPAKKLSNALSKSLSCASSREPLHPMFPDMPEKPLNLAHIVPPRPMNSTNDFMLSHSMPTSGNPYSTKKLNYSLDVADRLADEHVLIGLYVNLLQHNPMSCLLESSNHQDEEHSLIARYAARLASDGAAVQQAQQQRVPNDISFTLDANKQQRQLIAELESKNREILQEIQRLRVQHEQASQPPTGTAQQNPTLLAELRLLRQRKDELEQRMSALQESRRELMVQLEQLMLLLKEEERKQATQGPGSPRSSPSHAVSRPIPMPTQSESAGTTPTHTPQDSLMGVGGDVQEAFAQGPRRNLRNDLLVAADSITNTMSSLVKELNSEAGSETESNMELVSSPTSDLLAQMTTKPRVGGRNTGGVEEECYENDLVQVLEDELKMEELLKHRQEQEKTRMVNNMRSNKSRKTLEDG is encoded by the exons ATGGTACATTCTGAAGG AATGATTGAAGATCGTGGGAGGAGTGGTGACATAATGGCGGAGAGACGACAACTGTTCGCAGAGATGC GGGCACAAGAGTTGGATTCCATAAGATTGTCCACGTATAGGACAGCTTGCAAACTCAGATTCGTTCAGAAGAAATGCAACC TCCATTTGGTGGACATCTGGAATGTGATTGAGGCGTTCAGAGAGAACGGCCTGAACACCATGGACCTCAACACAGAGTTCACTGTGGCTCGCCTGGAAGCAATACTCTCCACCATCTTCTACCAGCTCAACAAGCGCATGCCCACCAcccaccagatcaatgtggaacagTCCATCAGTATGCTGCTCAACTTCCTGCTGGCTGCCTATGACCC GGAAAGCCTCGGAAAAATCTCTGTCTTTGTTGTGAAGATGGCCCTGGCAACCATCTGCGGAGGGAAGATTTTGGATAAATTAAGAT ATATTTTTTCACAGATATCAGACCCTGGTGGCATAATGGTATACTCCCAATTTGACCAGTTTCTGAGGGAGGTTCTCAAATTACCAATGACTGTTTTTGAGGCACCTTCCTTTGGCTATACTGAGCAAGCCACAAGAACTTGCTTTGCACAACAG AAAAAGGTCTCCCTCAACACATTCCTGGACACGCTGATGTCAGACCCTCCTCCTCAGTGTCTGGTGTGGTTACCACTCATGCATCGCTTGGCTAATGTGGAGAATG TGTTCCACCCGGTCGAGTGCTCTTACTGCCACAGTGAGAGTATGATGGGTTTCCGCTACCGCTGCCAGCAATGTCATAATTACCAGCTGTGTCAGGACTGCTTCTGGAGGGGGCATGCCAGCGGTTCCCATAGCAACCAGCACCAAATGAAGGAGTACACGTCATGG AAATCGCCTGCTAAGAAGTTATCTAATGCTCTCAGCAAGTCTCTGAGCTGTGCATCCAGCAGAGAACCTTTACACCCTATGTTTCCCGACATGCCAGAGAAACCTCTGAACCTAGCCCACATTGT GCCTCCCAGACCAATGAACAGCACCAATGACTTCATGCTCTCCCACTCCATGCCCACGTCAGGGAACCCTTACTCCACTAAGAA GTTAAACTACAGTCTCGATGTGGCCGATAGACTGGCTGATGAACATGTTCTCATTGGGCTGTATGTGAATCTCCTACAACACAACCCCATGTCATG TTTGCTGGAGAGCAGTAACCACCAGGATGAAGAGCACAGTCTCATCGCCCGCTACGCTGCTAGACTGGCCTCTGACGGAGCCGCCGTg cAACAAGCCCAGCAGCAGAGGGTCCCCAACGACATCTCTTTCACTCTGGACGCCAACAAGCAGCAGAGGCAGCTTATTGCCGAGCTGGAGAGCAAAAACAG AGAGATCTTGCAAGAGATCCAGCGCCTGCGAGTGCAGCACGAGCAGGCCTCCCAGCCGCCAACGGGCACCGCCCAACAGAACCCCACTCTGCTGGCCGAGCTACGTCTTCTCAG GCAACGCAAAGATGAGCTGGAGCAGAGGATGTCTGCTCTGCAGGAGAGTCGCAGGGAACTCATGGTACAGCTGGAGCAGCTGATGCTGCTGCTGAAG gaggaggaaaggaagcaaGCT ACTCAAGGGCCTGGCTCCCCCCGCTCATCCCCCAGCCACGCAGTCAGCCGGCCCATCCCCATGCCAACCCAGTCAGAGTCTGCCGGCACCACACCCACTCACACCCCTCAGGACTCACTCATGGGTGTGGGAGGAGACGTGCAGGAGGCCTTTGCTCAGG GCCCCAGGAGAAACTTGAGAAATGACCTTCTTGTTGCTGCTGACTCCATCACCAACACCATGTCTTCATTGGTTAAAGAGCTCAATTCAG AGGCTGGAAGTGAGACAGAGAGCAACATGGAACTGGTCTCCTCTCCCACTTCTGATCTTCTAGCACAGATGACCACTAAACCACG TGTTGGTGGCAGGAACACTGGTGGAGTTGAGGAGGAGTGCTATGAGAACGACCTGGTTCAGGTGCTGGAGGATGAGCTGAAGATGGAGGAACTACTAAAACACAGACAGGAGCAAGAGAAAACCCGCATG GTAAACAATATGCGAAGCAACAAAAGTAGAAAAACACTGGAAGATGGATGA